DNA from Tripterygium wilfordii isolate XIE 37 chromosome 4, ASM1340144v1, whole genome shotgun sequence:
TCATTGGCCATTATGGCATGAATTATTACAGTCCATGTGTCTTTTTCCATATTTTTCTTGCAATATGTTAGAAAGCATGAGATTCAAAAATAACAGCAAAAGTCACATAAAATTTAAACACCAAATAAGGATCATGTACTTACGACGGAACACAGGGACTTCTGTCTTCCTTCCAAAGTGTCTGTCAGGATTAAAATTGGAGTGGATATTCTTCGGATGCTTCATTCTTGCCAACTCATCATATTCCTTCACCAGATCAGGTGCAAACCCAGTGTATATATCTCTCCACACCAGGTGTTGTTCCATGATATTAGCAAACCTTAAGGCCTCCATCTCCTCTCTGGAGTACATTATTTTAATTCCATTCCCATCTTTCTGAGGTACCACGAACTGAGTCATGTTCCTTTGCCTCACACTCATGTCTGAACCCATTTTGACATCTTTTGCCTTCTTTCGTGTCCTTCTTGGCTTCTTGGAAGCTCCATCTTGTTTCTCATTCTTCTTCCCATTCCTCTCCACATTCTTTCCATTGCCATTACCACTTTTTGGGATTTGAACTGCTTCAATCAATGCTGTACCATCAATCTTGATGGAACATACAGCAGTACCATCAATTGCTTTGTATACATCATTCTTGACACTGGTATTCTCAGAACCAGTAACGTTATTCACATTGTTTCTGTTTTCAAAGATTAATCCTCCTTTGAGTTCTGCCAACAGTTGCCTCTTTTTGGCTTCCAAAATACCCCCTGATTCTGCTCCAGTCCCTACCAACAACTCCTCCTCTTCAGCAAGATGAGCCAATGAAGAAGTAGCACAGCCCCCCACATTGTCACCTTCCATTGAATAATCCATCTCAACTTTTCCTTCACATTTCTCATTTTCCTCGATTTTCAGCTCTCTTGACACGACTTTATTGCAAAATTCTTGAATTCCACAGAAACCCACTTCAGTTTCCACAAaacctttctctcttttcatACCATTGGCACTGTCTTCAACTTCTTCTATCTTTAGCCCACCATCAGAAACTAAACCCATATTAAAATTGTCCTTTTTTTCAACATCAGAACCGAGATTTTCGATCTTTCTTGCAAAGCTATCACTATTCCTTTGACTTCCGCCAGACCCACACTCGGTATCACAACCAGTGATCCTGCTCCTCACAGAATCGACTCTCTCTTCGTTTTCTTCAAAACCCAGTTCTTGAGCTCCCCCAGTAGTGCACTCAGACGCACTAGAAGAACACTTGACCTTCTTTAAGAAATTGGGGGAACTGCGCATgctttcttgctcttcttttggAGGAGAAACAACCACGGGCGATGGTTGCGATTCTGCCGGTACGATAATAGAATAGAGGGAGTCGGAGGAAGACTCTGGTTGTTGCTGGACAGTTTCCTCGATCTCTGTGATTCTTCGTTTGAGAACAACGAAGGTATCAGAGTCCGCAGCATCAGCCATCTTCGATTGTGTTGTCACGGAAAATGGAGTGAGATTCGTGCTAATTCCGAAAACGAAAGATTGATTAGCCGACCGAGGAGAGAGCTTAATTGAgaactttcttttcttcttttttctgagCGGTTTGATGAGAGACCAAAAAACCTAAAAAAGGGACTTCAACAGTGAATAGTGAATACTgcagaagatatatatatagagtataGTTGTATAGACATGCCATTGTTAGGATTTTATATAAACATTTCTCATATAGTAcgcaaaaatttaaaaaaaaataattaaatatgctTAGTAAATAGTAAATGGTAACACTAACACATACAAAAGCTAGTTAGCAGGGTTGTGCAAAAAACTAAGCAAACCAAATCGACCGTCAAACCAATCAATTGGtcaattattata
Protein-coding regions in this window:
- the LOC119997436 gene encoding uncharacterized protein LOC119997436; this translates as MADAADSDTFVVLKRRITEIEETVQQQPESSSDSLYSIIVPAESQPSPVVVSPPKEEQESMRSSPNFLKKVKCSSSASECTTGGAQELGFEENEERVDSVRSRITGCDTECGSGGSQRNSDSFARKIENLGSDVEKKDNFNMGLVSDGGLKIEEVEDSANGMKREKGFVETEVGFCGIQEFCNKVVSRELKIEENEKCEGKVEMDYSMEGDNVGGCATSSLAHLAEEEELLVGTGAESGGILEAKKRQLLAELKGGLIFENRNNVNNVTGSENTSVKNDVYKAIDGTAVCSIKIDGTALIEAVQIPKSGNGNGKNVERNGKKNEKQDGASKKPRRTRKKAKDVKMGSDMSVRQRNMTQFVVPQKDGNGIKIMYSREEMEALRFANIMEQHLVWRDIYTGFAPDLVKEYDELARMKHPKNIHSNFNPDRHFGRKTEVPVFRRETGPQNVDNELKNTEEDELENLNALDASGGLSFEVEDAYNYVEEYTEDEDSDEDYASIQRPAFLVEGEPDFDSGPPEDGLEYLRRVRWEAANIPKVKVAKLDGSKLTKEQSVYMPQIPDIANCAEHLLPSKHWEDSFLADFSNLRLTLSSLDGSSAKVSGNLQSIIEVQKQQQSVQLPEDITFTKLKDLGTDDADSYQHIDSSSRNNSVTQPPRLPNEDVEIKTTPSLSISAPSKYPIVNLSGNDPTLSTILGMDYVSRASTLRKRISLIESMDELSRNDCSWLFALCAAVDTPLHADTSAALRSLLRKCANLRAGKSELDDEVAMLNILATISGKYFGQSER